The Octadecabacter arcticus 238 genome contains a region encoding:
- a CDS encoding beta-galactosidase, with the protein MKRTLGVCYYPEHWPEHIWADDAARMVDAGLSWVRIGEFAWQRLEPKPGEMDFGWLDRAINVLGDAGLKIILGTPTATPPRWMLDKHPDMLAIDEQGRPRGFGSRRHYCFSHQGFRAESRRITRLLAQRYGSNEHIQAWQTDNEYACHDTTRSYSYAATEGFQNWLAQKYQSTAALNRAWGNVFWSMDYDDFADIGLPNLTVTEPNHPHVLDFYRYSSDMVVQFNREQVVEIRAQSVAPIIHNYMGRETSFDHFKVGADLDIASWDSYPIGFLSDRIEGTPAHKRRFLRQGDPDNQAFHHDLYRAVGRGRWWIMEQQPGPVNWAPYNPAPLPGMARLWAWEAFAHGAETVCYFRWRQAPFAQEQMHAGLLRTDSADAPALAEALQVSQEINNLPDVGTTRADVALVFDYESTWAWEAQPQGADFDQFRLAFSAYRACRRAGLNVDIVPPDIADLSAYKFTLAPGVMHLSDPLRAALADATALIGPRTDTKTEHLSIPTPLGPNIASLHVSVVLTESLPPDVGVPLENGGQFVHWREILEGDAPVQLRTTDGHSAIVGDKLRYIAGWPDDSTWDLILRDLCVEVGLTHYALPDGLRLRDTDTHRFVFNYAPEPMDWRGTEIPAAGVHWETL; encoded by the coding sequence ATGAAACGCACACTCGGCGTCTGCTATTATCCCGAACATTGGCCCGAACATATCTGGGCGGACGACGCGGCGCGCATGGTCGATGCTGGGCTGTCATGGGTCCGCATCGGCGAGTTTGCATGGCAGCGGCTGGAACCCAAACCGGGTGAGATGGACTTCGGCTGGCTTGATCGCGCGATTAATGTCCTTGGCGATGCTGGCCTGAAAATCATCCTCGGCACACCAACCGCAACGCCGCCGCGCTGGATGCTCGACAAACACCCCGACATGCTGGCGATTGACGAACAGGGCCGCCCGCGCGGGTTCGGATCACGGCGGCACTACTGCTTTTCCCATCAGGGATTTCGCGCTGAATCCAGGCGCATCACGCGGCTGTTGGCGCAACGCTACGGATCAAATGAACACATTCAAGCGTGGCAAACGGACAACGAATATGCCTGTCATGACACAACGCGCAGCTATTCTTATGCTGCCACAGAGGGTTTTCAAAACTGGCTGGCCCAGAAATACCAAAGCACGGCTGCGCTAAACCGTGCGTGGGGCAATGTGTTCTGGTCGATGGATTACGACGACTTCGCGGACATTGGCCTGCCCAATTTGACAGTGACAGAACCCAATCATCCGCATGTGCTGGATTTTTACCGCTACTCATCGGATATGGTCGTGCAATTCAACCGCGAACAGGTCGTCGAAATCCGCGCGCAGTCCGTGGCACCAATTATCCACAACTACATGGGACGCGAAACCTCGTTTGATCATTTCAAGGTTGGCGCCGACCTCGATATCGCATCATGGGACAGCTATCCGATCGGGTTTCTATCAGATCGCATCGAAGGCACCCCCGCCCACAAACGCCGCTTCCTGCGCCAAGGCGATCCCGACAATCAGGCGTTCCACCATGACCTTTATCGTGCCGTAGGGCGCGGCAGGTGGTGGATCATGGAACAACAACCCGGCCCGGTAAACTGGGCCCCGTACAACCCTGCACCGCTTCCCGGAATGGCCCGCCTTTGGGCGTGGGAGGCGTTCGCCCACGGCGCTGAAACCGTCTGTTATTTCCGCTGGCGACAGGCCCCGTTCGCGCAAGAACAGATGCATGCAGGGCTGTTGCGGACCGATAGCGCAGACGCGCCAGCCTTGGCCGAAGCGCTGCAAGTCAGTCAAGAAATCAATAATTTACCGGACGTCGGCACCACCCGCGCCGATGTCGCATTGGTCTTCGATTACGAATCCACTTGGGCGTGGGAAGCACAACCGCAAGGCGCGGACTTCGATCAATTCCGCCTCGCGTTTTCGGCCTACCGCGCTTGTCGGCGTGCAGGGTTAAACGTTGATATTGTGCCGCCTGATATTGCCGACCTATCGGCCTACAAATTTACCCTCGCCCCCGGAGTCATGCACCTCAGCGATCCGCTGCGCGCAGCGCTTGCAGACGCCACCGCGCTGATCGGCCCGCGCACGGATACCAAGACGGAACACCTCTCAATCCCGACCCCGTTGGGGCCAAATATCGCCTCGCTTCATGTCTCGGTCGTTCTCACCGAAAGCCTGCCACCGGACGTAGGTGTGCCGCTGGAGAACGGCGGGCAGTTTGTCCATTGGCGTGAAATCCTTGAGGGTGACGCACCCGTGCAATTGCGAACGACAGACGGTCATAGCGCGATTGTTGGCGACAAATTGCGCTACATTGCAGGGTGGCCGGATGATTCGACATGGGACCTGATCCTGCGCGATCTGTGCGTCGAGGTTGGGTTGACACACTATGCCCTTCCAGACGGGTTGCGCCTGCGCGACACGGACACCCACCGCTTTGTGTTCAATTACGCACCAGAACCAATGGACTGGCGTGGAACGGAAATCCCGGCCGCAGGGGTCCATTGGGAAACCCTATGA
- a CDS encoding aldose epimerase family protein codes for MTPFGITSDGRDVHALTLSAHGLSATVLTFGAILQDLRLDGVAYSLTVGSDQLSDYEGALKYHGAIVGPVANRISNATATIDETTHHFDTNFIDKHTLHGGTTGTQTRIWQIAHHHPNRLDLTLDLADGDGGFPGKRHITARFDIVAGPALRLSITIKTAAPSFANLTNHSYWNLDGTDHMRNHHLRIDAATYLPIDDESVVTGEITSISDTPFDFTAPTPLTLGHAALDNTFCLSDQRRALTKVLELKGATGIAMSVATTEAGIHIFDNRPTYASIAIEAQGWPDAPNRHGFPSIKVTPNRPVIQVTEWRFTR; via the coding sequence ATGACGCCATTTGGCATCACGTCTGACGGTCGCGACGTTCACGCGCTGACCCTATCGGCGCACGGCCTGAGCGCGACCGTCTTGACCTTTGGCGCGATCCTGCAGGACCTGCGGCTGGACGGTGTCGCGTACAGCCTGACGGTCGGATCGGACCAACTGTCCGACTATGAGGGCGCGCTGAAATACCATGGCGCGATTGTCGGCCCCGTGGCCAACCGCATCTCGAACGCCACGGCGACAATCGACGAAACGACCCACCATTTCGATACTAATTTTATCGACAAACACACGCTGCACGGCGGTACGACCGGAACGCAGACCCGCATTTGGCAGATCGCGCACCATCATCCGAATCGTTTGGATTTAACGCTCGACCTTGCTGATGGCGATGGCGGCTTCCCTGGCAAACGCCATATTACGGCGCGGTTCGACATTGTCGCTGGCCCAGCGTTACGGCTCAGCATCACAATCAAAACCGCCGCGCCCAGTTTCGCCAATCTGACGAACCACAGCTACTGGAACCTCGACGGAACCGACCACATGCGCAACCACCATTTGCGCATCGACGCCGCCACGTACCTGCCGATTGACGATGAAAGCGTTGTGACCGGTGAGATCACGTCCATCAGTGACACGCCCTTCGATTTCACCGCCCCTACCCCGCTCACGCTCGGCCACGCTGCGCTCGACAATACTTTTTGCCTGTCCGATCAGCGCCGAGCATTGACCAAAGTTCTAGAGCTAAAAGGCGCGACCGGTATCGCAATGTCCGTCGCCACAACCGAGGCTGGAATCCACATTTTCGACAACCGCCCGACCTACGCCAGCATCGCAATTGAGGCGCAGGGTTGGCCCGATGCGCCCAACAGGCACGGCTTTCCAAGCATCAAAGTCACACCCAACAGACCAGTCATTCAAGTCACTGAATGGCGATTCACCCGCTAG